A genome region from Chitinophagales bacterium includes the following:
- a CDS encoding HaeIII family restriction endonuclease, protein MAKVASQTINGKAFEYALLKEFLERLKAFTTVLVVENDPYKTALKCFLSFSEKDRSHYSLIASFAVNFLLDIEPRLSNGISDKDILQLEIVSDKVGQTGDVRDVLAIRSLQKWEIGISAKNNHRAVKHSRLSNDIDFGKKWLGFPCSVEYFNEVKPVFDNLAKLRIASKATQKWDTLGDYHTSVYVPILNAFKKELLRLDAENTGVVAEKLIEYLIGNQDFYKVIKGSNKVEIQAYNLHGTLNLPFENIKPKAKVPKLKLPSRLIEVVYQENSKTTLLVTLNEGWQISFRIHNASSRIEPSLKFDINLVSAPHSLFTNQLFIG, encoded by the coding sequence ATGGCAAAAGTTGCAAGTCAAACTATAAATGGAAAAGCCTTTGAATATGCGTTATTGAAAGAGTTTTTAGAACGGCTGAAAGCCTTTACAACCGTTTTGGTTGTTGAAAATGACCCTTACAAAACTGCATTGAAATGTTTTTTAAGTTTTAGCGAAAAGGATAGAAGTCATTACAGTTTGATAGCAAGTTTTGCTGTCAATTTTTTACTTGATATTGAGCCGCGGTTATCAAATGGAATAAGTGATAAAGATATTTTACAACTTGAAATCGTGTCTGATAAAGTGGGTCAAACTGGCGATGTTCGTGATGTTTTAGCGATTAGGTCATTACAGAAATGGGAGATTGGAATTTCTGCTAAAAATAATCATAGAGCCGTTAAACATTCTCGATTGTCAAATGATATTGATTTTGGTAAAAAGTGGTTGGGCTTTCCTTGTTCGGTTGAATATTTCAATGAAGTCAAGCCAGTATTTGATAATTTAGCGAAGCTAAGAATCGCTAGTAAGGCAACTCAAAAATGGGATACATTAGGAGATTATCATACGTCTGTTTATGTCCCGATTTTAAATGCATTTAAAAAAGAGTTGTTGCGTCTTGATGCTGAAAATACTGGTGTTGTTGCAGAAAAATTGATTGAATATCTAATTGGAAACCAAGACTTCTACAAAGTCATAAAAGGCAGTAATAAAGTCGAAATTCAGGCATATAATTTACACGGAACTTTGAATTTGCCTTTTGAAAATATCAAGCCAAAAGCAAAAGTTCCAAAGCTGAAATTACCAAGTCGCTTAATTGAAGTCGTCTATCAAGAAAATTCGAAAACAACTTTGTTGGTCACTTTGAATGAAGGTTGGCAAATTTCTTTTCGTATTCACAATGCAAGTTCCCGAATTGAGCCGTCATTAAAGTTTGATATTAATTTGGTGTCCGCTCCACATTCTCTTTTCACAAATCAGCTGTTTATCGGTTAG
- a CDS encoding fibronectin type III domain-containing protein: protein MKFNKLHIIYFFFVVTAYFTLISKKDGISNVSSTGCGGTGCHGSTANSATTISMDFDGNSSLTSYTPGKKYAVVLEVANSNLIGVGTAKAGFDLNFSAGTLSATPSGTMLMTRELHHTTPKAMTNGSATFSFDWTAPAAGSGTVTINIAANGVNGTGDANGDAWNIKTIPLTEFIAPKKANISTIASSAITTTTATISAQINANGNATSAEVQYGTTTAYGATKAMTPASITGSANTAATAALTGLTPNTTYNYRIKATNTAGDSLSANSTFKTNSAGAAILNNSGGTINLYPNPSSDYAIISGDALNQAKEIIAVNMSGMRFSLPIVYAKSDQIKINTSGLSKGKYFIQIPSGDKTSNLPLLID, encoded by the coding sequence ATGAAATTTAATAAATTACACATTATTTACTTTTTTTTTGTTGTTACAGCTTACTTTACTTTAATATCAAAGAAAGACGGAATTTCAAATGTAAGTTCTACCGGATGTGGTGGTACAGGTTGTCATGGGTCTACCGCCAATAGTGCTACAACCATATCCATGGACTTTGATGGCAATTCTAGTCTGACATCGTACACTCCTGGCAAAAAATATGCAGTAGTATTAGAGGTTGCTAATTCTAATCTCATCGGAGTAGGCACTGCCAAGGCTGGATTTGACCTAAATTTTTCTGCTGGTACCTTATCAGCTACCCCATCAGGCACTATGCTCATGACACGAGAATTACATCATACTACCCCCAAAGCTATGACTAATGGGTCCGCCACCTTCTCTTTTGACTGGACTGCACCGGCAGCAGGTTCAGGAACAGTAACTATCAATATCGCTGCTAATGGTGTAAATGGCACCGGAGATGCGAATGGAGATGCATGGAATATAAAAACCATTCCCCTAACAGAGTTTATTGCTCCCAAAAAAGCGAATATCTCTACTATAGCATCTTCCGCTATCACTACTACAACTGCCACTATCTCAGCACAAATCAATGCAAATGGCAATGCAACCAGTGCTGAAGTACAATATGGGACTACCACTGCATATGGCGCCACTAAGGCTATGACCCCCGCTAGTATAACAGGATCTGCTAACACTGCTGCTACAGCTGCTCTTACAGGCTTGACACCAAACACAACCTATAATTATAGAATTAAAGCAACAAACACGGCTGGAGATTCCCTTTCCGCAAACAGTACGTTTAAAACTAATAGTGCTGGTGCTGCAATTCTCAATAATTCAGGCGGCACGATTAATCTATACCCTAATCCAAGTTCTGATTATGCTATCATATCAGGCGATGCTTTAAATCAAGCAAAAGAAATAATTGCAGTTAATATGTCTGGCATGAGATTTTCACTACCAATCGTATACGCAAAGTCTGACCAAATCAAAATAAATACGAGCGGACTCAGCAAAGGAAAGTATTTCATACAAATACCATCTGGCGATAAAACAAGCAATCTACCATTGCTTATAGACTAA
- a CDS encoding aldo/keto reductase — translation MGTPPFSKLVAGTMSWGSWGKNLNSNQMIQLMNCCLENEITTFDHADIYGGYTTEASFGKALSESNIDRSKIQLISKCGIQLESNERGNKVKHYNYSKQYIIWSVEQSLKNLETDYLDLLLLHRPSPLMLADEIAEAIEELRKDGKILDFGVSNFTPFQSDLIETKIKISYNQIRFSLTHFEAMLDGSIDHMQVHNIRPMAWSPMGNIFKNEDEKAKRASKKAKELSIKYDVPIEVLLLAWILKHPARILPVFGTTDHMRISQLMKATTLKLEEQDWFTLWSESAGVRVP, via the coding sequence ATGGGAACTCCTCCTTTTTCTAAACTTGTAGCTGGCACCATGTCATGGGGCAGCTGGGGAAAAAACTTAAACTCAAATCAGATGATTCAGCTCATGAATTGCTGTTTGGAAAATGAGATAACTACATTTGATCATGCGGATATTTACGGCGGCTATACCACAGAGGCTTCATTTGGAAAGGCATTAAGTGAAAGTAATATCGACCGATCTAAGATTCAACTTATTTCAAAGTGCGGTATTCAACTAGAATCCAATGAAAGAGGAAACAAAGTCAAACACTACAATTATTCTAAGCAATACATTATTTGGTCTGTAGAACAATCCCTTAAAAACCTTGAAACGGACTATCTCGATTTGCTTTTATTACATCGTCCTAGTCCTTTGATGCTTGCAGATGAAATTGCAGAAGCTATTGAAGAACTTAGAAAAGATGGAAAAATATTGGATTTTGGCGTTTCTAATTTTACACCGTTTCAATCAGATTTGATAGAGACGAAAATAAAAATAAGTTATAATCAAATTCGATTTTCTCTCACTCACTTCGAAGCAATGTTAGACGGAAGTATAGATCATATGCAAGTTCACAATATAAGACCCATGGCGTGGTCACCAATGGGGAATATTTTCAAAAATGAAGATGAGAAAGCGAAAAGAGCAAGCAAAAAAGCAAAAGAACTTTCTATAAAATATGATGTACCGATAGAAGTTTTACTTCTAGCTTGGATTTTAAAACATCCTGCTCGAATATTGCCAGTTTTTGGTACGACCGACCACATGAGAATTAGTCAATTGATGAAAGCAACGACTTTAAAATTAGAGGAACAAGATTGGTTCACTTTATGGTCAGAAAGTGCAGGAGTTAGAGTTCCATAA
- a CDS encoding DNA cytosine methyltransferase — protein sequence MKIVSFFAGAGGLDLGFKNAGFDVVWANEYDKEIWETFEKNHIKTVLDRRSIVDIPSSEVPDCDGIIGGPPCQSWSEAGSKRGIADKRGQLFYEFMRILADKKPKFFLAENVSGMLLPAHKEALSNIKQMFTDIGYDLSFELLNVSDYGVPQDRKRVFFIGYRKDLGIKFEFPKPTTLGNKVTLDKVISDLKDNVLPAKEGNYSNGNKCKVANHEYMIGGFSSIFMSRNRVRSWDEVSFTIQAGGRHAPLHPQAPKMKFIEQNIREFVKGKESLYRRLSVRECARIQTFPDDFVFHYNSVVAGYKMIGNAVPVKMAEVLGRKILDDLKSIKPSKKIAVNGFANALNGNLVREKMNKIVNSITA from the coding sequence ATGAAAATAGTCTCATTTTTTGCAGGTGCTGGCGGTCTAGATTTAGGCTTTAAAAATGCTGGCTTTGATGTCGTTTGGGCAAACGAATACGATAAAGAAATTTGGGAGACGTTTGAGAAAAACCATATAAAAACTGTCTTAGATAGAAGAAGTATTGTTGATATTCCGTCAAGTGAAGTTCCTGATTGCGATGGTATAATTGGGGGTCCGCCTTGTCAAAGTTGGTCAGAAGCAGGTTCAAAACGTGGAATAGCTGATAAAAGGGGTCAGTTGTTTTATGAGTTTATGCGAATACTTGCGGATAAAAAACCGAAATTTTTCTTGGCTGAAAATGTGTCGGGAATGTTGTTGCCTGCACACAAAGAAGCGTTGTCGAACATAAAGCAAATGTTTACTGACATTGGTTATGATTTGTCGTTTGAGTTACTGAATGTTTCGGATTATGGTGTCCCACAAGATAGAAAACGTGTTTTCTTTATTGGCTATAGAAAAGACTTGGGAATAAAATTCGAGTTTCCAAAACCTACAACACTTGGGAATAAAGTAACACTTGATAAAGTCATCAGCGATTTGAAAGATAACGTCTTGCCGGCAAAGGAAGGTAATTATTCCAATGGAAATAAATGTAAAGTCGCAAATCACGAATATATGATTGGTGGTTTCTCGTCTATTTTTATGTCAAGAAATAGAGTTAGGTCTTGGGATGAAGTTTCTTTTACAATTCAAGCAGGTGGTCGCCACGCTCCTTTACACCCACAAGCCCCAAAAATGAAATTTATTGAGCAAAATATTCGAGAGTTTGTAAAGGGAAAAGAAAGTTTATATAGAAGGTTAAGTGTTCGTGAATGTGCCAGAATACAAACTTTTCCAGATGATTTTGTTTTTCATTATAATAGTGTAGTAGCTGGTTATAAAATGATTGGGAATGCTGTCCCAGTTAAGATGGCTGAAGTTTTGGGACGAAAAATTCTTGACGACTTAAAAAGTATAAAGCCGTCTAAAAAGATTGCTGTTAATGGTTTTGCAAATGCTCTTAATGGAAATCTTGTCCGTGAAAAAATGAATAAAATAGTAAATAGTATTACAGCATAA
- a CDS encoding vanadium-dependent haloperoxidase, which produces MRSKLCYFFFLFLLSLHARAQNTMVECNEVLIKTIMEDLFSPPVASRIHLNANAAAYEVYAKRNKDIKSFSKFSHMPAIEAPIQKIDYDIAATVAFVKTGISYIYTEDFLNAFISERQTRWGKRQDQELVKNSIAYGEKVATHVIEWSKGDNYGYTRTLQRYVLSDSAGAWQQTPPEYKNGLEPNWYMIRQVVLPKDSFIAFRQHDYYSEDKKSRCYLLMDSVYQKWKTLTDKEKEIALYWDDNPATTHSKGHTMYVEKKPSPLGHWLKLTGQILQKKKMTNEQSSIIYTRVCVAAYDAFINCWNVKYKLNTIRPETYIHRLIDPDFKPLIETPPFPEYTSGHSTVSGAVATVLDLCIPKVGKFTDNSQKMLGMKPRSFLNFRQAAKEASISRFYGGIHIHTALREGERMGKIIGEQTWKAMK; this is translated from the coding sequence ATGCGCAGTAAATTATGTTATTTCTTTTTTCTATTTCTGCTTAGTCTGCATGCGAGAGCACAGAATACCATGGTAGAGTGCAATGAGGTGCTGATAAAAACGATTATGGAAGACTTGTTCTCTCCGCCTGTAGCTAGTAGAATTCACCTCAATGCCAATGCTGCCGCTTATGAGGTTTATGCTAAAAGGAATAAAGATATAAAATCATTTTCTAAATTTTCCCATATGCCTGCAATAGAGGCTCCTATCCAGAAGATTGATTATGACATTGCAGCTACAGTCGCCTTTGTCAAGACTGGCATAAGCTATATCTATACAGAAGATTTTTTAAATGCTTTTATAAGTGAACGCCAGACTCGATGGGGCAAGAGACAAGATCAAGAATTGGTAAAAAATTCAATAGCATATGGAGAGAAAGTAGCCACCCATGTCATAGAATGGAGCAAAGGAGATAATTATGGCTATACCCGTACGTTGCAGCGTTACGTCTTATCAGATAGTGCTGGTGCATGGCAGCAGACCCCTCCTGAGTACAAAAATGGCTTAGAACCCAATTGGTATATGATTAGACAGGTCGTATTGCCTAAAGATTCATTTATAGCTTTTCGCCAACATGATTATTACAGCGAAGATAAAAAATCGAGATGTTATCTACTCATGGACTCTGTCTATCAAAAGTGGAAAACCTTAACTGATAAAGAGAAAGAAATAGCCCTCTACTGGGATGATAATCCTGCCACAACCCATAGCAAGGGTCATACGATGTATGTAGAGAAAAAGCCTTCTCCATTGGGACATTGGCTAAAACTGACAGGTCAGATACTACAGAAAAAAAAAATGACAAATGAACAGTCATCGATTATTTATACCCGCGTATGTGTAGCTGCCTATGACGCTTTTATCAATTGCTGGAATGTCAAGTATAAGTTGAATACCATTCGACCAGAGACCTACATCCATCGCCTGATAGACCCAGACTTTAAACCGCTCATAGAGACTCCACCTTTTCCAGAATACACGAGCGGACATAGCACGGTATCAGGTGCGGTAGCTACCGTTTTAGATTTATGTATACCTAAGGTTGGAAAATTTACCGATAACTCTCAAAAAATGCTGGGCATGAAACCGCGTAGCTTTCTTAATTTCCGACAAGCAGCTAAGGAAGCTTCCATTTCACGTTTCTACGGAGGCATACACATCCATACAGCTCTGCGTGAAGGCGAACGCATGGGAAAAATTATAGGAGAACAGACATGGAAAGCGATGAAGTGA
- a CDS encoding 6-carboxytetrahydropterin synthase, giving the protein MRSSITRREIFNAAHRLFRPELSDEENIKIFGKCAYPNYHGHNYELHVTLTGEIDPYTGFVYDIADLKKIIKEEVTEPFDHRNLNLDTPDFQNLNPTVENICLVIYNKIRPRIDHKYDLKVKVYETIRNYSEYPA; this is encoded by the coding sequence ATGCGTTCTTCGATTACACGTAGAGAAATATTCAATGCCGCTCATCGGCTATTCCGTCCAGAACTATCCGATGAAGAGAATATCAAAATTTTCGGAAAATGTGCCTACCCAAACTATCACGGGCATAATTATGAGCTCCATGTTACCTTGACCGGAGAGATAGACCCCTACACAGGTTTTGTTTATGACATAGCTGATTTGAAGAAAATAATCAAGGAAGAGGTGACCGAACCATTTGATCATCGCAATCTCAATCTCGATACTCCTGATTTTCAAAATCTCAACCCTACAGTAGAGAATATTTGTCTGGTGATTTATAATAAAATTAGACCACGAATAGACCATAAATACGACCTTAAGGTCAAAGTATATGAAACTATTCGAAATTATTCAGAATATCCAGCCTAG
- the rlmD gene encoding 23S rRNA (uracil(1939)-C(5))-methyltransferase RlmD, whose protein sequence is MAKTKFYELENVTVEDISSEGKGIVKLDGKVIFVEGGVTGDIVKIQVKKSHKNFETGKILNVITPSKSRMKPYCKHYEQCGGCKTQHVDYATQLQWKQGVVINALERIGGFKSLNILPILGCEKTEHYRNKLDYAVSNRRWLTNEELHSDITFNRNGIGFHLVGMFDKVLDIHECFHMPELNNEIRNFIRDQAFQLELSFYDIMQKKGCLRNILVRNNVKNEWMICIQVYEMEDNFMKLLEAIKQKFPEIISLQYTINKKSNNTIYDLDFHVYHGQDFIFEYLKEKKFRITPKSFFQTNTEQCIQLYELVGELAEIKEGQVIYDLYCGVGSIGIYLAEKAKKIVGIELVEEAIVDARMNAKINGMENCDYYAADIKDIFKSEFISKIGSPDVIITDPPRAGMHPDVVNELTNSGCPKIVYVSCNPQTMANDLKVLTENYRIKLVQPVDMFPHTIHIECIVLLEKK, encoded by the coding sequence TTGGCTAAGACTAAATTTTATGAACTAGAAAATGTTACAGTGGAAGACATATCTTCTGAAGGAAAAGGTATAGTAAAACTAGATGGCAAAGTAATATTTGTAGAAGGAGGAGTGACGGGAGATATTGTAAAAATTCAAGTCAAGAAAAGTCATAAAAATTTTGAGACTGGTAAAATTTTAAATGTAATAACCCCTTCGAAAAGTCGCATGAAGCCATATTGTAAGCATTATGAGCAATGCGGTGGTTGTAAAACTCAGCATGTAGACTATGCTACACAGCTTCAGTGGAAACAAGGCGTGGTTATCAATGCACTGGAGCGCATTGGTGGGTTTAAAAGTCTGAATATTTTACCCATCTTAGGCTGTGAAAAAACGGAGCATTATCGGAATAAACTTGACTATGCCGTCAGCAATAGACGATGGCTTACCAATGAAGAGTTGCACTCTGATATCACCTTCAATAGGAATGGAATTGGATTTCATCTGGTAGGAATGTTTGATAAGGTTCTGGATATTCATGAATGTTTTCATATGCCCGAATTAAACAACGAAATTAGAAATTTTATCCGAGACCAAGCATTTCAATTAGAGCTCTCCTTCTACGATATCATGCAGAAGAAAGGTTGTCTTCGAAATATTTTAGTACGAAATAATGTGAAGAATGAGTGGATGATATGTATACAGGTGTATGAAATGGAAGATAATTTTATGAAGCTATTAGAAGCTATTAAGCAGAAGTTCCCTGAAATTATCTCTTTGCAATATACAATCAATAAAAAATCAAATAACACAATTTATGATCTCGACTTTCATGTATATCATGGTCAAGATTTTATATTTGAATACCTCAAGGAAAAGAAGTTTAGAATTACGCCAAAATCATTTTTTCAAACCAATACGGAGCAATGCATTCAATTATATGAATTAGTAGGAGAATTGGCAGAAATCAAAGAGGGGCAAGTGATTTATGATTTATATTGTGGAGTAGGAAGTATTGGCATCTATCTTGCTGAAAAAGCTAAAAAGATAGTAGGAATCGAACTCGTAGAAGAGGCCATAGTAGATGCACGAATGAATGCCAAAATTAATGGCATGGAAAATTGTGATTACTATGCTGCCGATATCAAGGATATATTTAAGTCTGAGTTTATATCCAAGATAGGAAGTCCAGATGTCATTATTACAGATCCTCCACGTGCAGGAATGCATCCTGATGTGGTCAATGAACTAACCAATTCTGGCTGCCCTAAAATAGTTTATGTCAGCTGCAACCCCCAAACCATGGCGAATGATTTAAAGGTCTTAACAGAAAATTATCGAATAAAACTAGTTCAACCTGTAGATATGTTTCCCCATACGATACACATTGAGTGTATCGTATTATTGGAGAAAAAATAA
- a CDS encoding VCBS repeat-containing protein → MNKFSSIKYFFILFFVPFFSYGQLFTLMPKESTGIDFANHLVESRYLNIFTYEYLFNGAGTCIGDINNDGLNDIFFAGNMMANKLYLNKGNLKFEDISKSASIDKGDGFNTGACMMDVNGDGWLDIYVCKSAIADPKYRTHNLYINNKNNTFTDRITEMGLADSSYSTMSYFADFDNDGDLDLFLLNHPSAMGEAKKIVLTYDKDGKLVTKKPETYQFISDRFFVNENGKFVDKSEQAGIQDNFFGLSAVIADFNYDGFFDIFVANDYTGYDRLFINNKNNTFTDSGEHYLPHISYNSMGSDFADMDNDGLDDLLVVDMLPEENYRQKQFRQTMEYDQYAKLIKHNYRSQFVKNVYQKRIPNKRFADIAHTVGLANTDWSWAPLMADFDNNGHKDLYISNGYYHDFTDQDFMKFKLDSIKKEALKEDNLEKVRNLLANVPTVRVNNYFFSNEGNLNLVRNPKGTGLEYPSVSNSAAYGDLDNDGDLEIVVSNINQECFVFRNNLMENKGGNFIRVKLNSKKSPNSIYHARIFAETPDGNKQYYRHYPIRGFMGSHEHFTHIGIGKNTEAKIKVEFLNKKTYLEIQAKANEVLNIDIDEAQYLPIPPAAPLQYNFVDKTASSKIEHLCRDNDYIDYKLEPLIPRKYSYEGPTISVGDINGDKLEDFFVGGAKDILGGFFIQNTDGTFIKRSYESFVKDKIYEDCGSAFLDFDKDGDLDIIVTSGGNDFPNEPKKYPVRLYVNKDNNFIRADSTIFPNIYTSSKAIAIEDYNKDGFPDVFIGGMIVPGHYGRKPMSYLLNNINGKFAIDEFSKKNEKLQMINDAKWIDIDRDGNKDLLVVGEWTAPMVYRNINGRLENQNLSLGNFRGWWRSITLADMNGDGIEDIILGNYGTNSRYKGDNNYPLTALVHDFDKNGSTDVVLSTYIDGVSRPIMIRDNVLDQMPFLKKRFNRYEKYSKATTNDLFTPEEVKGADTLIANFMSSMIIFNLPNGKFNAKVLPLEAQAFPMNAVIPFDINKDGKMDLLLGGNDYNIEIETGRLDAGQGVILESNASGNYVVNHSNNFNLWGDVKVVKPITVKGESMLLIGRNSEPLQLLKIPK, encoded by the coding sequence ATGAATAAATTCTCTTCAATAAAATACTTTTTTATCTTATTTTTTGTTCCGTTTTTCTCTTATGGGCAATTGTTTACGCTCATGCCTAAGGAATCTACAGGAATAGACTTTGCGAATCACCTCGTGGAATCTCGCTACCTTAATATATTCACTTACGAGTATTTATTTAATGGTGCTGGAACTTGTATAGGTGACATCAATAATGATGGACTCAATGATATTTTCTTTGCAGGCAATATGATGGCTAACAAGCTCTATCTCAATAAAGGCAATTTAAAATTTGAGGATATCAGTAAATCCGCATCTATTGATAAAGGGGATGGTTTTAATACCGGTGCCTGCATGATGGACGTGAATGGCGATGGCTGGCTCGATATTTATGTTTGTAAATCTGCAATAGCGGATCCTAAATACCGAACTCATAACTTATATATCAATAATAAAAATAATACTTTTACTGACCGTATTACTGAAATGGGACTTGCTGATAGTTCTTATAGCACCATGTCCTATTTTGCCGATTTTGACAATGACGGCGATTTAGATTTATTCCTTCTTAATCACCCTTCTGCTATGGGTGAAGCTAAGAAAATTGTACTGACCTATGACAAAGATGGGAAGTTAGTGACGAAAAAACCGGAGACCTATCAATTCATATCTGATAGATTTTTTGTCAATGAAAATGGCAAGTTTGTAGATAAGTCCGAACAAGCAGGGATTCAAGATAATTTTTTCGGGTTGAGTGCAGTCATAGCTGATTTCAATTACGATGGTTTTTTTGATATCTTCGTAGCCAATGACTATACGGGCTATGACAGACTTTTTATCAATAATAAAAACAATACATTTACAGATTCAGGTGAACACTATCTCCCTCACATCAGTTATAATTCAATGGGGTCAGATTTTGCAGATATGGATAATGATGGGCTCGATGACTTGCTAGTTGTAGATATGCTTCCAGAAGAAAACTATAGACAAAAGCAGTTTAGACAAACGATGGAGTATGACCAATATGCTAAACTCATAAAGCACAACTACCGTTCACAATTCGTAAAAAATGTATATCAGAAGCGCATACCCAATAAGCGATTTGCAGATATAGCACACACGGTAGGTCTCGCAAATACAGACTGGAGCTGGGCACCCTTAATGGCTGATTTTGACAATAATGGACACAAAGATTTGTATATTTCCAATGGTTATTACCATGATTTTACGGATCAGGATTTTATGAAATTCAAACTAGATTCCATAAAAAAAGAAGCTTTGAAAGAAGATAATTTGGAAAAAGTAAGAAATCTATTGGCCAATGTACCAACAGTAAGGGTCAATAATTACTTTTTTTCAAATGAGGGCAACCTCAATCTCGTTCGCAATCCTAAAGGAACAGGGCTGGAATACCCATCTGTTAGTAATAGTGCCGCCTATGGTGACTTAGATAATGATGGTGATTTAGAAATCGTGGTGAGTAATATCAATCAAGAATGTTTTGTGTTCAGAAATAATTTAATGGAAAATAAAGGTGGTAACTTTATTCGAGTGAAATTAAATTCAAAAAAATCACCCAACTCAATTTATCATGCACGAATATTTGCTGAAACCCCTGATGGTAACAAGCAATATTATCGCCACTACCCGATACGCGGATTTATGGGAAGCCATGAACACTTTACCCATATAGGGATAGGGAAAAATACAGAAGCTAAAATCAAGGTAGAATTTCTCAATAAGAAAACTTATTTAGAAATTCAAGCTAAAGCCAATGAAGTTCTCAATATCGACATTGATGAGGCGCAGTATCTACCTATTCCACCTGCTGCTCCGCTGCAGTATAACTTTGTAGACAAAACCGCTAGTTCAAAAATAGAACACCTCTGTAGGGATAATGATTATATTGATTACAAACTAGAACCTCTAATTCCACGCAAATACTCCTATGAAGGCCCGACCATTTCTGTAGGGGACATCAATGGAGATAAATTAGAAGATTTTTTTGTAGGTGGTGCCAAAGATATTCTGGGAGGATTTTTTATTCAAAATACAGATGGGACATTTATAAAGCGCTCTTATGAATCCTTCGTAAAAGATAAAATTTATGAAGACTGCGGTTCCGCATTTCTAGATTTTGACAAAGATGGCGATTTGGATATTATCGTCACCTCCGGTGGAAATGACTTTCCGAATGAACCTAAAAAGTATCCGGTGAGGCTATATGTTAATAAAGACAATAATTTTATAAGGGCAGACAGCACTATATTTCCAAATATCTATACCAGCTCAAAAGCTATAGCTATTGAGGATTACAACAAAGATGGTTTCCCAGATGTATTTATTGGAGGCATGATTGTTCCTGGTCATTATGGTCGCAAACCTATGAGCTATTTATTAAATAATATCAATGGGAAATTTGCGATAGATGAATTTTCTAAAAAGAATGAAAAGCTACAGATGATCAATGATGCCAAATGGATAGACATTGACCGCGATGGGAATAAAGACCTCCTTGTGGTGGGCGAATGGACGGCACCTATGGTCTATAGAAATATCAATGGGCGACTTGAAAATCAAAACCTATCCCTTGGCAATTTTAGAGGTTGGTGGCGATCGATCACTCTCGCTGATATGAATGGCGATGGCATAGAAGATATCATATTAGGCAATTATGGTACCAATAGCCGATATAAAGGTGATAATAATTATCCTCTGACTGCATTAGTCCATGATTTTGACAAAAATGGTTCTACGGATGTAGTCTTATCCACCTATATTGATGGAGTAAGCAGACCGATCATGATTCGTGACAATGTTCTGGACCAAATGCCATTTCTTAAGAAGCGATTCAATCGCTATGAAAAATATTCAAAAGCGACGACAAATGATCTTTTCACTCCAGAAGAAGTCAAGGGTGCAGATACATTGATTGCCAATTTCATGAGTAGTATGATTATTTTTAATCTACCAAACGGAAAATTCAATGCGAAAGTTCTACCATTAGAAGCCCAAGCTTTTCCTATGAATGCAGTTATTCCTTTTGATATCAATAAAGATGGGAAAATGGATTTATTACTAGGAGGCAATGACTACAATATTGAAATAGAGACTGGTCGACTCGATGCAGGTCAGGGAGTCATACTGGAATCTAATGCAAGCGGAAACTATGTTGTAAATCATAGCAACAATTTCAATCTCTGGGGAGACGTTAAAGTAGTTAAACCTATAACTGTAAAAGGAGAATCAATGCTTCTCATCGGAAGAAATAGCGAACCCCTTCAACTACTTAAAATACCAAAATAA